The Xanthomonas sp. CFBP 8443 genome has a window encoding:
- a CDS encoding oligopeptide:H+ symporter — protein MSVDDVASHPPASPQPAQPPEFKTLLGHPRPLWMLFMTEFWERFAFYGIRWALVLYIVAQFHDGQGTGQAPASATYGAYLALVYAAAIFGGYIADRVLGYQRSILVGAAVMSAGLFLISIPNPQIFELGLATVVVGNGLFKPNISTMVGQLYSAADPRRDSGFTIFYMGINLGAMIAPWLTQQLAEKVFGTAAMPSYKMVFIASGIGMLISLVWFWFGRAQLKGIGAPIHDGASRMRVVYVLLGMLVAIPVVYLALAAGAGVLQWILSTMFVILAVMLLIEGIRNGKVARDKVIAMLIIFAFNVLFWMFFEQAGSSFTFLADEIVNRRFGDWTFPTAWFQSVNSLAIITLAPLIAWIWVKAGRFNPSISRKFALGLTFNGLAFLLLMFALSSLVDDAGKIPFWTLFMVYVIQSVGELCLSPIGLSMVTKLAPLRLVGFGMGGWFLSTGIGNNLSGIFASHVSGEGGMTVSSALSGYTFGFWALLGSGVLLFLIAPLISKLMHGVK, from the coding sequence ATGAGCGTTGACGACGTCGCGTCGCACCCCCCCGCCTCACCGCAGCCGGCGCAACCGCCCGAATTCAAGACCTTGCTGGGCCATCCACGGCCATTGTGGATGCTGTTCATGACCGAATTCTGGGAGCGCTTCGCGTTCTACGGGATTCGCTGGGCGTTGGTGCTGTACATCGTGGCGCAATTTCATGACGGCCAGGGGACGGGCCAGGCGCCGGCCAGCGCCACCTACGGCGCCTACCTGGCGCTGGTGTACGCGGCGGCGATCTTCGGCGGCTACATCGCCGACCGGGTGCTCGGCTACCAGCGCTCGATCCTGGTCGGTGCGGCGGTGATGTCCGCCGGCCTGTTCCTGATCTCGATCCCGAACCCGCAGATCTTCGAGCTGGGCCTGGCCACCGTGGTGGTCGGCAACGGCCTGTTCAAGCCCAACATCTCGACCATGGTCGGCCAGCTGTACAGCGCCGCCGACCCGCGCCGGGACAGCGGCTTCACCATTTTCTACATGGGCATCAACCTGGGCGCGATGATCGCGCCGTGGTTGACCCAGCAGCTGGCCGAGAAGGTGTTCGGCACCGCGGCGATGCCGTCGTACAAGATGGTGTTCATCGCCTCGGGCATCGGCATGCTGATCAGCCTGGTGTGGTTCTGGTTCGGCCGCGCCCAGCTCAAGGGCATCGGCGCGCCGATCCACGACGGCGCCAGCCGCATGCGCGTGGTGTACGTACTGCTCGGCATGCTGGTGGCGATCCCGGTGGTGTACCTGGCGCTGGCCGCCGGCGCCGGGGTGCTGCAGTGGATCCTCAGCACGATGTTCGTGATCCTGGCGGTGATGCTGCTGATCGAAGGCATCCGCAACGGCAAGGTGGCGCGCGACAAGGTGATCGCGATGCTGATCATCTTCGCCTTCAACGTGCTGTTCTGGATGTTCTTCGAGCAGGCGGGCAGTTCCTTCACCTTCCTCGCCGACGAGATCGTCAATCGCCGGTTCGGCGACTGGACCTTCCCCACCGCCTGGTTCCAGTCGGTGAACTCGCTGGCCATCATCACCCTGGCGCCGCTCATCGCCTGGATCTGGGTCAAGGCCGGCCGCTTCAATCCCTCCATCTCGCGCAAGTTCGCGCTGGGCCTGACCTTCAATGGCCTGGCGTTCCTGTTGCTGATGTTCGCGCTGTCGAGCCTGGTCGACGACGCCGGCAAGATCCCGTTCTGGACCCTGTTCATGGTCTACGTGATCCAGTCGGTGGGCGAGCTGTGCCTGTCGCCGATCGGCCTGTCGATGGTGACCAAGCTGGCGCCGCTGCGCCTGGTCGGCTTCGGCATGGGCGGCTGGTTCCTGTCCACCGGCATCGGCAACAACCTGTCCGGCATCTTCGCCAGCCATGTCAGCGGCGAGGGCGGGATGACGGTATCTTCCGCCCTGAGCGGGTATACCTTCGGTTTCTGGGCGCTGCTTGGCTCGGGCGTGTTGCTGTTCCTGATTGCACCGTTGATCAGCAAGCTGATGCACGGTGTCAAATGA
- a CDS encoding MarR family winged helix-turn-helix transcriptional regulator, protein MTSIAPSAPPAPEQPSLDLEQFLPYRISVLSNRISSNIARVYGERYGMAVTEWRVMAVLALYPGLSAGEVSERTAMDKVAVSRAVARLLERGFIQRETHGDDRRRSVLHLTAAGVEVYQVVAPMVLECERRLLAPFSEEEQRVLHRLIDRLAAEGLPSMTGK, encoded by the coding sequence ATGACGTCGATCGCTCCCTCCGCCCCACCCGCTCCCGAGCAGCCCTCGCTCGACCTGGAGCAGTTCCTGCCCTACCGCATCAGCGTGCTGTCCAACCGGATCAGCAGCAACATCGCCCGCGTCTACGGCGAGCGCTACGGCATGGCGGTGACCGAATGGCGGGTGATGGCGGTGCTGGCGCTGTACCCGGGGCTGTCGGCCGGCGAGGTGTCCGAGCGCACCGCGATGGACAAGGTGGCGGTGAGCCGCGCGGTGGCGCGCCTGCTCGAGCGCGGCTTCATCCAGCGCGAGACCCATGGCGACGACCGCCGCCGCTCGGTACTGCACCTGACGGCGGCGGGCGTGGAGGTCTACCAGGTGGTCGCGCCGATGGTGCTGGAATGCGAGCGCCGCCTGCTGGCGCCGTTCAGCGAGGAAGAGCAGCGCGTGCTGCACCGGCTGATCGACCGCTTGGCGGCCGAGGGCTTGCCGAGCATGACGGGCAAGTAG
- the hppD gene encoding 4-hydroxyphenylpyruvate dioxygenase encodes MQVTTFENPMGIDGFEFVEFAAPAGQGEQLHAYFRSMGFSAVLRHRSRAITVYRQGGVNFLVNEEPDSFAADFAAAHGPCACGFAIRFRHPADEVFAKVLGNGGEAIADKADTRAVPAPVVKGIGDCMLYLVDRYGEKGSVYAEFEPVPGAEPHPAGFGLTFIDHLTHNLYFGNMQRWSDYYERLFNFREIRYFDIKGAKTGLTSKAMTAPDGVVRIPLNESSDPKSQINEYLDAYHGEGIQHIACFTDDIYETVERMRAAGVEFLDTPDAYFEVIDQRIPNHGEDVPRLARNKILIDADLETKQRKLLQIFTQNCIGPIFFEIIQRKGNEGFGEGNFQALFESIERDQMKRGVL; translated from the coding sequence ATGCAGGTCACCACCTTCGAAAACCCGATGGGCATCGACGGCTTCGAATTCGTCGAATTCGCCGCGCCGGCCGGGCAGGGCGAACAGCTGCACGCCTACTTCCGCAGCATGGGCTTCAGCGCGGTGCTGCGCCATCGCAGCCGCGCGATCACCGTGTACCGGCAGGGCGGGGTCAACTTCCTGGTCAACGAGGAGCCGGATTCCTTCGCCGCCGACTTCGCCGCCGCGCACGGCCCCTGCGCCTGCGGCTTCGCGATCCGCTTCCGGCATCCGGCCGACGAGGTGTTCGCCAAGGTGCTGGGCAACGGCGGCGAAGCCATCGCCGACAAGGCCGACACCCGTGCGGTGCCGGCGCCGGTGGTCAAGGGAATCGGCGACTGCATGCTGTACCTGGTCGACCGCTATGGCGAAAAGGGGTCGGTGTACGCCGAGTTCGAACCGGTGCCCGGCGCCGAGCCGCACCCGGCCGGCTTCGGCCTGACCTTCATCGACCACCTGACCCACAACCTGTACTTCGGCAACATGCAGCGCTGGTCGGACTACTACGAGCGCCTGTTCAACTTCCGCGAGATCCGCTACTTCGACATCAAGGGCGCCAAGACCGGGCTGACCTCCAAGGCGATGACCGCGCCGGACGGCGTGGTGCGCATCCCGCTCAACGAATCGTCCGACCCGAAGAGCCAGATCAACGAATACCTGGACGCTTACCACGGCGAAGGCATCCAGCACATCGCCTGCTTCACCGACGACATCTACGAGACGGTGGAGCGCATGCGCGCGGCCGGGGTCGAGTTCCTGGATACGCCGGACGCATACTTCGAGGTGATCGACCAGCGCATCCCCAACCACGGCGAGGACGTGCCGCGGCTGGCCAGGAACAAGATCCTGATCGACGCCGACCTAGAGACCAAGCAGCGCAAGCTGCTGCAGATCTTCACCCAGAACTGCATCGGCCCGATCTTCTTCGAGATCATCCAGCGCAAGGGCAACGAAGGCTTCGGCGAAGGCAACTTCCAGGCCCTGTTCGAGAGCATCGAGCGCGACCAGATGAAGCGCGGCGTGCTCTGA
- a CDS encoding endonuclease domain-containing protein, producing MTDAERKLWSCLRGGQLQGVKFRRQYPIPPYVADFCCVASKLIVELDGSQHSETSDATRTRWLESQGWRIVRFWSNDVLLSTNAVIQVICDVTAAPYPHPNPSPGGRGA from the coding sequence ATGACCGATGCCGAACGCAAACTATGGAGTTGCCTGAGAGGCGGCCAGTTGCAAGGCGTCAAGTTCCGGCGCCAATATCCGATTCCTCCCTATGTCGCCGATTTTTGCTGTGTGGCGTCGAAGTTGATCGTTGAGCTGGATGGTTCGCAACATAGCGAAACGAGCGATGCGACAAGAACACGCTGGCTTGAGTCGCAAGGCTGGCGAATCGTCCGCTTTTGGAGCAACGATGTGCTGCTGTCGACGAATGCCGTGATCCAGGTGATTTGCGATGTTACGGCGGCGCCGTACCCTCACCCCAACCCCTCTCCCGGTGGGAGAGGGGCTTGA
- a CDS encoding thioredoxin family protein, whose protein sequence is MSNKTIKTIGSAAALLLALSGCEKAVAPEAEQAPAKPLDTSVQKPPVADPSQPVASGNTPAAADVAAVAALSAQFDPARDPAKDLETAQVEAKRGGKRILLDVGGEWCSWCHILDQFIEGDAELRSFRDANYVWVKVNYSDDNKNETFLAQYPKIEAYPHLLVLDADGKLLQSQFTGELEKGKGYDRKKFFDFLKQWAPPQT, encoded by the coding sequence ATGTCGAACAAGACGATCAAGACGATAGGCAGCGCCGCGGCGCTGCTGCTGGCACTGTCAGGCTGCGAGAAGGCCGTCGCACCGGAGGCCGAGCAGGCCCCGGCCAAACCGTTGGACACCTCGGTGCAGAAGCCGCCGGTGGCCGATCCCAGCCAGCCGGTGGCCTCGGGCAATACGCCCGCCGCCGCCGACGTGGCCGCGGTGGCGGCGCTGAGCGCACAGTTCGACCCGGCCCGCGACCCGGCCAAGGACCTGGAGACCGCGCAGGTGGAAGCCAAGCGTGGCGGCAAGCGGATCCTGCTCGACGTGGGCGGCGAGTGGTGCTCGTGGTGCCACATCCTCGACCAGTTCATCGAGGGCGATGCGGAACTGCGCAGCTTCCGCGACGCCAACTACGTGTGGGTCAAGGTCAACTACAGCGACGACAACAAGAACGAGACGTTCCTGGCCCAGTACCCGAAGATCGAGGCCTACCCGCACCTGCTGGTGCTGGACGCCGACGGCAAGCTGCTGCAATCGCAGTTCACCGGCGAGCTGGAGAAGGGCAAGGGCTACGACCGCAAGAAGTTCTTCGACTTCCTCAAACAGTGGGCGCCGCCGCAGACCTGA
- a CDS encoding tryptophan 2,3-dioxygenase family protein codes for MPVEQNQRPLEAGIHTDLEGRLTYGGYLRLDQLLSAQQPLSDPPHHDEMLFIIQHQTSELWLKLLAHELRAAIVHLQRDEVWQCRKVLARSKQVLRQLTEQWSVLETLTPSEYMGFRDVLGPASGFQSLQYRTIEFLLGNKNAQMLRVFGHDPQGQAALQAVLEAPSLYEEFLRYLTRFGHAVPEQYRARDWRQPHVSDPLLRPVLERIYENTDRYWREYALCEDLVDLETQFQLWRFRHMRTVMRVIGFKRGTGGSSGVGFLQQALALTFFPELFEVRTSVGLESRDRGPGTGDPEAASQEP; via the coding sequence ATGCCCGTCGAACAGAACCAGCGCCCGCTCGAAGCCGGCATCCACACCGACCTGGAGGGCCGCCTGACCTACGGCGGCTACCTGCGGCTGGACCAGCTGCTGTCCGCGCAGCAGCCGCTGTCCGACCCGCCGCACCACGACGAGATGCTGTTCATCATCCAGCACCAGACCTCGGAGCTGTGGCTGAAGCTGCTGGCGCACGAGTTGCGCGCGGCGATCGTGCACCTGCAGCGCGACGAGGTCTGGCAGTGCCGCAAGGTGCTGGCGCGCAGCAAGCAGGTGCTGCGCCAGCTGACCGAGCAGTGGTCGGTGCTGGAGACGCTGACCCCGTCCGAATACATGGGCTTTCGCGACGTGCTCGGCCCGGCCTCCGGCTTCCAGTCGCTGCAGTACCGCACCATCGAATTCCTGCTCGGCAACAAGAACGCGCAGATGCTGCGCGTGTTCGGCCACGACCCGCAGGGCCAGGCGGCGCTGCAGGCGGTGCTGGAAGCGCCCAGCCTGTACGAGGAATTCCTGCGCTACCTGACCCGCTTCGGCCATGCCGTGCCCGAGCAGTACCGGGCGCGCGACTGGCGCCAGCCGCACGTCAGCGACCCGCTGCTGCGGCCGGTGCTGGAGCGCATCTACGAGAACACCGATCGCTACTGGCGCGAATACGCGCTATGCGAGGATCTGGTGGACCTGGAGACGCAGTTCCAGCTGTGGCGCTTCCGCCACATGCGCACGGTGATGCGGGTGATCGGCTTCAAGCGCGGCACCGGCGGCTCCAGCGGCGTGGGCTTCCTGCAGCAGGCGCTGGCGTTGACCTTCTTTCCGGAACTGTTCGAGGTGCGGACCTCGGTGGGGCTGGAAAGCCGGGACCGGGGACCGGGGACCGGGGACCCGGAAGCGGCATCGCAGGAACCGTAA